CGTGCCTTCCGAGCCGATCACCAGCTCCTTGAGCGCATAGCCGGCATTATCTTTCCGCAGTGGTTTGAGGCCGTGGATCACGGCGCCATCGGCGCGAACGTATTCGAGGCCGAGCACGAGATCACGCACCGTGCCGTAACGGATGACGTTGATGCCGCCGGCATTGGTCGAAACCACCCCGCCGATCTGGCACGAGCCTTCGCTGCCGAGGCTGAGCGGGAAGAGCCGCTCCTCCCCCGCGGCCGCCTGCTGGACATCGGCGAGGATGCAGCCGGCCTCGGCGGTGAGCGTGTCGCCTTCTAGGTCGATTGCCCTGATCCGATTGAGGCGCGCCAGTGAGAGGACGACGGCTTCGCCGGAGCCGTCCGGCGTCGCCCCGCCCGACAGGCCGGTGTTACCGCCCTGCGGCACGACCGGCGTGCGTGTCGCACTCGCCCAGCGTAGGATAGCCGAGACCTCCTCGACGCTGCGCGGGCGGAGCAGGGCGAGCGCCGCACCGCGATGCTTGCCGCGCCAGTCGCTGAGATGCGGCGCCATCGCCTGCGGATCCGTGACGATGGCGGCCGGGTCGAGCGCGGTGCGCAGGTCGTCGAGTGGGCTCATCGCGCTAGACCGTGCCGGCGTCGACGATGAAGTTCTGGCCGGCGCACATGCGCGAGACGTCGGAGCAGAGGAACAGCACCATCTGCGCGATGTCCTCCGGCAGGATCTCGCCCTTCAGCGCCTGCGCAGCCTGGTTGGCCGCGCCCTTCTCCGGCGTCCACCAATGGCTGCGCTGGCGCTCGGTCATCACCCAGCCCGGCGTGACGCAGTTGACCCTGATGCCATCAGGCCCCAGCGCCCGCGCCAGCGAGCGGGTGAAGCCGATCACCGCCGATTTCGCCGTGGTGTAGGCGATCATATGCGGCGAGCCCTTCATCCACGAGGTCGAGGACAGATTGACCAGCGCCCCGCCGCCGAGGTCGCGCATATCCGACGTCAGCGCCTGCGCCACGAACATCATCGGCCTGAGGTTCACGGCGAGGCGATCGTCCCAATAGGCCTCCGTCACCGCCTCGAAATCATGCCGCTCGTCATGGCCGGCATTGTTGACGCCGATGGCGAAAGGGCCGTGAATGGCCCGCGCCGCTGCGATAGCCGCTTGTGTGGCCCGGACGTCGCGCAGATCGGTGTGGTGGAACGAGACCCTGCGACCGGCAGCCGTGAGCTCGGCGGTCAAGCGCTCGCCGCGCTCGGCATCGATGTCGAGGAAGGCGACCTTGGCGCCCTGCCGCACCAGTGCCTCGACGATGGCGCGGCCGATGCCGTCGGCGCCGCCGGTGACGAGGGCCGCCTTGCCGGCGAGATCGGGATAGCTGGCTTCGATCCTCACCCGCCGAACTCCGCTGCCGGCAATCCGGGCACGTCGACCGGCAAGGTGAAGAGCCCGCCCGAGAACGGCGCCTCGGCCAGCACCCGCGAGGGCAAGCGGATGCGCGCCGTGGTAATGAACAGCGTCTTCAGGTCGGGTCCGCCGAAGGCGAGGCTGGTCGGGCGTGGCACCGGCAGCCAGACCTCACGATCCAGCCTGCCGTCCGGCGCATAGCGGTGCAAGCACCAGCCATCCCAGATCGCGCACCAGACGAAGCCCTCGGCATCGACCGCGAGCCCGTCGGGGCGGCCGGCGACCTCGGCGAAGACGCGGCGATTGGCGAGCGTCCCGGCCTTGGCCTCGAACTCGTAGGCATAGATGCGGCTATGAGCGGAATCGACGAAGTAGAACATACGGCCATCGGGACTCCAGTCGAGGCCGTTGGCGACGGTCAGTCCGCTCTCCTGGCGCTGCCAGGAGAGGTCCGGTGCGATCGCGTAGAGCGCGCCTGAGGCGCGGCTGGCGTCGAGCCGCATCGTGCCGGCCCAGAGCCGGCCCTGCCGGTCGCATTTGCCATCGTTGAAGCGGTTGTCAGGGATGTCGGCCTCGGGGTCGGCGAGCGGCGTCAGCCGGCCGCTGGCGAAATCGAAGGCCTCCAGCCCTTCCTGCGTCAGCACGACGAGCCCACCGCCGCGGCGGCCGAGCACGGCGCTGACCAGGCGCGGCAGCGTCACCTCCTCATTGTTCCCGGTCGCCGGATCGAAGCGGTTGACCGAGGGCGCGAGGATGTCGACCCAGTAGAGCCGCTGCTCGCCGGCCGACCAATAGGGTCCCTCGGCGAGATGCGCGCCCCAGGGCAGCACGCATTGGACGTTGGGATCGACGGGACGCGCCGAGCGCGGCGCTGGGCTGATGTTCATCTGCGTCGCGCCGACATTGCCGGAGATCTGCCTGGCAGCCGCCATCAGGTCGCGGCCGGTGGTGTGCAGGCGCTCGCGCGTCAGGCGCGAGGACGGGCCGAACACGCCGATCGCGGCGACGGCCCGGCCGGTATGGTCGAAGATCGGCGCTGCGACCGAGGCGACGCCGGCGACATGCTCCTCCTGCGAGACGGCATAGCCGCGGGCCCGGGTCAGAGCGAGGTCGGCCGCGAGCGCTTCCTCTTCGGTGATCGTCGTCTCGGTGAAGCGCTCGAACTTCAGCCGGTCGACGAGGGCGCGCTGCTCATGCGGCTGGACGAAGGCGAGCAGGGCCTTGCCGCCGGCGGTGCAGTGCAGCGGTGCGCGCCGGCCGATCTCGATGCGGAAGCCATAAGGGCCGCCGCGGCTGCGCTGGTCGATATAGAGCACCTCGCCATTGTCGATGGCGCAAAGGGCGGCGGTCTCGCGCGTCTCCTCGGCGAGCCGGTCGAGCGCCGGCGCGCCGGCGCCGCGCAGGTCGAAGGATTCCCAGACGCGGTGGGCGAGCTCGAACAGGCGGTGGCCGAGCCGGTAGGTGTTGTCGCTCTCCTCGTGCCGGATCAGGCGGAAGGTCAGGAGCGTGTTGAGCATGCGCGCCAGCGTGCCCTTGGGCAGGCCGGTCGCGGCCTGCAGGTCGCGGAAGCGCGGCGGTGCCGGCGCCTCGCCGATCACGTCGAGCAGATAGAGGCCCTTGGCGAGGGCGGCTGCGCCGGTCGGGACATCGCGCTCGTCCGGCGTCAGGACGCGCGCTTCACCCGCGCCTGCGCCGCCTCGCCGATCATGCGCTCGAAGGTCCATTGCGGCTCAAATCCCAGTTCGGTCCGGATCCTGGCGTTCGACGTCTCGTAGAAGACGCCGGCGCCCGGCAGGTCGATGGTCTTCAACGGCAGTCCCGTCAACTCCGCCATCATCGACAGTGCGGCGGCGAAGTCGACCGGCTCGGTCGCGCCGAGATTATAGGTGCGCCCGGCGGCGCGCTCGTCGGTGAGCGCGAGCAGGATGCCGGCGACCATGTCGCGCGTGTCAGTGATGTGCATGCGGAAGGGCCGGCCGGCTTCGCTGCGTGACAGCACCAGCGCCTCGCGCCCATCGTCGATGGCCCGCAGCGCTGCGACAGCCGCCGCATTTCCGAAACCTTCCTGCTGGCGGATCTTCGGCTGCAGGAAGAAGCGCGGGCCGGAGAAGAAGCTGCCGGGATCGAGCAATTCGCTGGCATCCTGCGTATGCGAGAAGCGCAGGATCGTCGCAGGGACGCCGCTGGTCCGCTCGAAGAAGCGCACGATCTCTTCGCCGAGAAGCTTACTCAGTCCGTAGGGCGAGCGCGGCTTCAGCGGGTGATCCTCGTCGATCGGTTGGTAATCCGGCACGTTCTCCGGGTAGACCTCGCCAGAGGAGGCGAAGACGAGGCGCTTTGGCTTCACAGCCGCCGCTTCTTCGAGCAGCACGCGCGTGCCCTCGACATTGGCGGAGAACAGCCTGTCGCGATCGGCCGGCAGCCAGGACATGAAGGCGCCGAGATGCAGGATCGCGGCGCTATCGCGCACGGCCTCCCTTGCGGCGGCGCGATCATCGAAGCCGCCGAGCACTTCGCGATAGGCCGCATGATCGATCCCGCTGGCGCGCAGATCGAATCCCGTGACGCGGTGGCCCGCTTCGAGCAATTGGCGGGCAACGCGCGAGCCGACACGCCCGGCGCTGCCGGTGACCAGGATCGTGCTCATCGGATCGCCTCGCCGCTGGCGGCATCGAAGACATGCAGTCGCGCCGGGTCGAACGAAAGCGTCAATGTCGCCTCCGGCGGCCTTGGATCGGGATTGATCAGGCGTGCGATCAGCGAAGTCCGCCGTGCCTCGTCCTCGCCGCCGGAACTCGCCTCGCGACGGTGCTCGTCGGGCAGATCGACATAGACATATTGCTCGCTGCCGAGGCTCTCGATCAGCCGCGGGCTGACCGCGAAGGAGACCTGCCCTGGTCCCGCGGCGATGTGCTCAGGCCTGAGCCCGACGACGATCTCCTTGCCGGCGAGCGCAGCGGCGTTCGGGACCGGCAGCGTCACGGCGTGACCGAACAGGTTCGCTGTCACGCCGCCGCCTTTGGCTTCGGCCTTTGCCTTGAGGAAGTTCATGCCGGGCGAGCCGATGAAGCCGGCGACGAAGAGATTGGCCGGCTCGCGGAACATCACATCGGGCGAGGCGATCTGCTGGATGACGCCGTCCTTCATGATGACGATACGGTCGGCCATCGTCATCGCCTCGGTCTGGTCGTGGGTGACGTAGATCGTCGTCACCCGCAGCCTCTTGTGCAGGGCGCTGATCTCGGCCCGTGTGTGGACACGCAGCTTGGCGTCGAGGTTGGAGAGCGGCTCGTCCATCAGGAAGGCCTGCGGCTCGCGCACGATCGCCCGGCCGAGCGCGACGCGCTGGCGCTGGCCGCCGGAGAGGGCGCGCGGCCGGCGTTCGAGGAGATGGTCGATGCCGAGGATTTTTGCGGCCTCGGCGACCCGCCGCTCGATCTCGGCCGCGTCGGTGCCGCGCATCTTCAGGCCGAAGCCCATGTTCTTGGCGACCGTGAGATGCGGGTAGAGCGCGTAGTTCTGGAAGACCATGGCGATGTCGCGATCGCCGGGGGCGAGGTCGGTGACATCTCGCTCGCCGATGCTGATCGTGCCGGAGGAGGCTTCCTCCAGCCCGGCGAGGATCTTCAGCATCGTCGACTTGCCGCAGCCTGACGGGCCGACGAGGACGACGAACTCGCCATCGGCGATGTCGAGCGAGAACGCCTTGAGGACGGTGAGCCCGCCATAGGATTTGGTGACGCTGTCGATGCGGATTCCGGCCATGAGACTCTCTACTTCTCGGCCCCGGCCGTCAGGCCGCCGACGAGATAACGTTCGAGGAAGAGGTAGATCGCGAGGATGGGCAGGGCGACGAGGATGGATGCGGCGGAGATGTCGCTCCAGTTCGAGATGTACTCGCCCTTCATCGTGGTAATGCCGAGATTGGCGGTCCAGTTGCCCTGGGCGTTGGTCAGGAAGGTGCGGGCATAGGCATAGTCCGACCAGGACAGGACGAAGCCGTAGAGCGCGGTTGCCGCCAGTCCCGGCGCCGAGACCGGCAGGATCACCCGGACCATGGCGCCGAGCGGCGAGCAGCCATCGACCATCGCCGCCTGTTCGAGCTCGCGCGGGATCGTGTCGAAATAGCCCTTCAGCATCCAGGTGGTGAACGGGATGATCAGCGTGGCGTGGGCGAGGATGATCGACCACAGGCTGCCGATCAGTTCGAGATTGCGGAAGATGCCGAAGAGCGGGATCACCAGCAGCGTCGCCGGCAGCATCTTGGCGGTCAGGATGAAGAGCCCGAGCGACTGGCCGCCACGCACGCGAAAGCGTGACAGGCTGTAGCCGGCGAGCACCGAGACGACCATGGACAGGCTGACCGCCCCGATCGCCGCCAGCGCCGAGTTGCCGAGCCAGAGCAGGATCGGCTTCTCCGCCATGATCTGGCCGAACACGCCCCAGCGCGGCTCGCTCGGCCAGAAGCTCGGCGGCAATTGCCTGAGCAGGCTCGGCTCGGAGAGCGCGGTGACGACGAGCCAGTAGATCGGGAAGACCAGGATGGCGCAGGTCAGGGCAACGCCGGCATAGAGCAGGACGCGCTGCGGGGTTTTCCGTCTCATCGCCGCCTCCTCAGATATTGTCCGGCGCGCGGGCGATCATCAGCCGGCTCGCGATCACGCAGACGATCAGGGTGATGACGCCGATGGCCGAGGCGTAGCCCATCTTGAAGAAGCCGAAGGCCTGCTCGTAGGTCATGATCGAGAGCGATTGCGTCGCCTTCAGCGGCCCGCCGCCGGTCAGCACGTAGATGATCGAGAAGTCGCGGAAGACCCAGAGCATCACCAGCACCAGCGTGACGCCGATCACCGGCATCAACGAGGGGATGGTGATGTGGAGGAGCCGCTGCCAGGCGCGGGCGCCGTCGACCTTGGCGGCGTTGTAGAAGTCCTCGGGGATCGACTGCAAACCGGCCAGCATCATGATCGAGACGAAGGGATAGCCCTTCCAGACCATCACCGTGCAGACCACGGCGAAGGCGGCATCGGGCGAGGAGAACCAGTTGATCGTCTGGTCGACGAGGCCGAGCTTGATGAAGAGCCAGTTCATCAGGCCGAAGGAGGAATCGAACAGCCAGGCGAAGATCACGACCGCGATCACTTCCGGGATCGCCCAGGGCAGGGCGACCAGCAGCCGCGCCAGCGCCTGGCCCTTGAAGCGGTTGTTGACCAGCAGCGCCGTGCCGAGGCCGAGCAGGAAGCAGAAGAAGGAGACGATGGTGACGAGCTTGAACGTCACCCAGCAGGCGTTCCAGAAATCCTCGGAGGCGAAGAGCCGCTCGTAATTGGCGGTCGTGAACGGCCGGCGCGGCTGGTCCAGCCGGGCGATGTTGACGTTCTGGAAGGAGAGATCGACCGAGACGAACAGCGGATAGACGATGATCAGCGCGATCAGCAGCACCGCCGGCGCCAGCAGGAGATAGCCGAGCCAGTGCCGCCGGCTCGGGCGGGCGAGGTCGAGGAAGGCTGATCGGGGCATGGTGCCTCCTGGCCGAAGCTCGTCATTCTCGGGCGGAGCGAAGCGCAGACCCGAGAATCTCATGACGAGAGAGCGCTGGTTTCCGAGATGGCCGGGTCAAGCCCGGCCATGACGGCACTCCGGTCACTGCTTCTGCAGTGCCTCGGCCTTGGCCTGCATCGTCGCCGCGACGGTCTTCGGGTCGAGGTCCTGGATGATCATGCGCTGCGACTCTTCCATGACCATCTTGGCGAACTCGTTGAACTGCAGCTCAAGTCCCTTCGGGATGCGGTCGACCTTGGCCTCGGCCGCCGCCTTGGTCGCCTGCACCAAGAGGTCGAAATGCGGCGTGTCCTTGGTCGCGGCCGAGGTGTCGGCGCGTGGGCTGGGCGGCGGCGAGGCGCCGAGCGTCGCATAGCTCGACTGGAACTTGTCCGAGGTCGCGATCGCGATGAAGTCCCAGACCAGCTTCTTGTTCTCCTTCGGCGCATCGGCGGCGATGCCGAGCACGTTGGAGGAGCCGCCGACCGGCGGCTTGAACGGCACCATGCCGAGCTTGATCTGGTCCTTGGCCTTGCCCTTCTGGATGATCGGGTAGAGCCAGGGCCCGTCCGTCTTCATCGCGATCTTGCCGTCGGCGAACATCTGGCGGACCTCGCCGGCCGCCAGATCGCGCGGGGTCAGGCTGTTCTTGACGATGGTCTTCCAGCGCGACAGGCCCTCGATCATCTCGGGCGTGTTGATCGTCACCTTGCCGGCATCATTGGTCCAGCGCCCGCCGGCATCGAGCGTGTAGTTCATCATCTCGCTCATGTACTGGCCGCCGCCGCCCTTGGTCTCGTGGCCGGTGCCGAACTGGTCGGTGATGCCGTCGCCGTTGAGGTCCTTGGTCAGTTTCTGCGCGGCGGCGAGGAACTCGGCATAGGTCTTGGGGACGGAAAGACCTTCCTTCTTCAGCAACTCTTCATTGTAAGCGAAGATGTAGCCGAAATAGAGCATCATCGTGCAGACGGTCTGCTTGTTCCAGCTGCAGGTGTCCTGCCCGGCCCAGCCCTTGAGGTCGAGTTTCGACTCCTTGATGTAAGCGTCGAGCGGCTCCAGCCAGCCATTATCGGCGAATTTCTGGAACTCGAAGGAGGCGAGGTGGACGATATCCGGCGGCTTGCCGCCGGCGAACAGGGTCGTCATCGTGTCGGCATAGGCACCGCGCTCGACCTTGGTCCATTCGATCTTGACGCCGGGATGGGTCGCCTCGAACTCCTTGATCACCGAGCCCCACCAGTCACCGACGCCGCGCTCGTCCTTCTGCCAGGAGACGAATTTCAGCACCTTGCCCTGCGCCAGCGCGGCGCCGGGGAGAAAGCCGGCGGCGAGCGCGAGCGCAGCCGCGGAGAATGCAAGCCTTGTCCTCGTCATGGTCTCCTCCTTCCTTTGTTGTCGTTGCTAAAGCCGTTTCAGCAGCTTGAGCGCTTCCTTCGACGGCTCGACGCCGAGGCCGGGCCCGCTCGGCAAACGGTAGAAGCCTTCGCTGCAATCCATGTCGCCCTGGAGCAGCCGCCGGTTAGGCTCGAAGATCGAATGCTGGAACTCGTGGCACTCGACCGCCGCAAGCGCCGAGGACGCATGCAGGCTCGCCGCCAGGAACAGGCCGATGCCGATGGTGGCGTGCGGGATGACCCGGAGGTGATGCGCCTGGGCATAGAGGCCGATGCGCATGAACTCGGTCACGCCCTTATGGCCCATTTCCGGCTGCACGATCGCGCAGGCACGCCGGGCGGCGCGCGGCACGAGATCATAGACGGTGCGCCATTCCTCGCCGGCCGCGACCGGCGTCGAGACCTTCGCAGCGACATGGGCGAGGCCGTCGAGATCCTCCGGTTTCACCGGCGCCTCGGCGAACCAAAGACCGTGCGGCTCCATCGCTCGGATCGCCGCGACGGCTTCTTCGCCGGTATGGACCCAGTGCAGGTCGCAGGCGATGCGCGCCTGCGGCCCGAGCCGCTCGCGCAGCGTCCTGATTTCCGCGACATTGCCGTCATCGGCGACGGGGGCGGCGAACTTGAAGCTGTCGAAGCCCTTTGCCTGCCATTCCGCCGCGAACTCGGCCCGTTCCACCAGCGTCGGCTTCGGCAGGCCGGAGATGTAAGCCGGCAAACGCTCATACTTTTGCCCGCCGAGCAGCTTGACCAAAGGCAGGCCGGAGAGCTTGCCGCACAGGTCCCACAGCGCGATGTCGATCGCGGCGAGCGCGTCGAGATAGAAGCCGCCGGTATAGCCGCGCACCCGCATCAGATCGTAGAGATCGTCATGGATGACGCTGACGTCGCGCGGATCGCGCCCGACGACGAAAGGGCCGAGCAGGTCGTCAATGATCGCCATCGCCGCGCCGGGCGCGACGATGCCATAGGTCTCGCCCCAGCCGACCGCGCCGCTTGCCGTCTCGATCCGGACGACCACGGTACGGTCGACCGTCGGATAAACCGTGCGGTTGCCCTTGCGGACGATATAGCCGTGATCGTTGATGCGCTCGCCCTCGCGCAGGGCGCCGAGATAGGGCGTCTCGCGCGGGATGGTGATCGAGAACACCTCGACGCGGGCGACACGCTCGGCCATCACGCGCCTCCGCCGAGCTTGGGCTCGCGCGGC
This genomic interval from Bosea sp. 29B contains the following:
- a CDS encoding SDR family oxidoreductase, whose amino-acid sequence is MRIEASYPDLAGKAALVTGGADGIGRAIVEALVRQGAKVAFLDIDAERGERLTAELTAAGRRVSFHHTDLRDVRATQAAIAAARAIHGPFAIGVNNAGHDERHDFEAVTEAYWDDRLAVNLRPMMFVAQALTSDMRDLGGGALVNLSSTSWMKGSPHMIAYTTAKSAVIGFTRSLARALGPDGIRVNCVTPGWVMTERQRSHWWTPEKGAANQAAQALKGEILPEDIAQMVLFLCSDVSRMCAGQNFIVDAGTV
- a CDS encoding SMP-30/gluconolactonase/LRE family protein, which gives rise to MDLRAHDRRGGAGAGEARVLTPDERDVPTGAAALAKGLYLLDVIGEAPAPPRFRDLQAATGLPKGTLARMLNTLLTFRLIRHEESDNTYRLGHRLFELAHRVWESFDLRGAGAPALDRLAEETRETAALCAIDNGEVLYIDQRSRGGPYGFRIEIGRRAPLHCTAGGKALLAFVQPHEQRALVDRLKFERFTETTITEEEALAADLALTRARGYAVSQEEHVAGVASVAAPIFDHTGRAVAAIGVFGPSSRLTRERLHTTGRDLMAAARQISGNVGATQMNISPAPRSARPVDPNVQCVLPWGAHLAEGPYWSAGEQRLYWVDILAPSVNRFDPATGNNEEVTLPRLVSAVLGRRGGGLVVLTQEGLEAFDFASGRLTPLADPEADIPDNRFNDGKCDRQGRLWAGTMRLDASRASGALYAIAPDLSWQRQESGLTVANGLDWSPDGRMFYFVDSAHSRIYAYEFEAKAGTLANRRVFAEVAGRPDGLAVDAEGFVWCAIWDGWCLHRYAPDGRLDREVWLPVPRPTSLAFGGPDLKTLFITTARIRLPSRVLAEAPFSGGLFTLPVDVPGLPAAEFGG
- a CDS encoding NAD(P)-dependent oxidoreductase; this translates as MSTILVTGSAGRVGSRVARQLLEAGHRVTGFDLRASGIDHAAYREVLGGFDDRAAAREAVRDSAAILHLGAFMSWLPADRDRLFSANVEGTRVLLEEAAAVKPKRLVFASSGEVYPENVPDYQPIDEDHPLKPRSPYGLSKLLGEEIVRFFERTSGVPATILRFSHTQDASELLDPGSFFSGPRFFLQPKIRQQEGFGNAAAVAALRAIDDGREALVLSRSEAGRPFRMHITDTRDMVAGILLALTDERAAGRTYNLGATEPVDFAAALSMMAELTGLPLKTIDLPGAGVFYETSNARIRTELGFEPQWTFERMIGEAAQARVKRAS
- a CDS encoding ABC transporter ATP-binding protein codes for the protein MAGIRIDSVTKSYGGLTVLKAFSLDIADGEFVVLVGPSGCGKSTMLKILAGLEEASSGTISIGERDVTDLAPGDRDIAMVFQNYALYPHLTVAKNMGFGLKMRGTDAAEIERRVAEAAKILGIDHLLERRPRALSGGQRQRVALGRAIVREPQAFLMDEPLSNLDAKLRVHTRAEISALHKRLRVTTIYVTHDQTEAMTMADRIVIMKDGVIQQIASPDVMFREPANLFVAGFIGSPGMNFLKAKAEAKGGGVTANLFGHAVTLPVPNAAALAGKEIVVGLRPEHIAAGPGQVSFAVSPRLIESLGSEQYVYVDLPDEHRREASSGGEDEARRTSLIARLINPDPRPPEATLTLSFDPARLHVFDAASGEAIR
- a CDS encoding carbohydrate ABC transporter permease, producing the protein MRRKTPQRVLLYAGVALTCAILVFPIYWLVVTALSEPSLLRQLPPSFWPSEPRWGVFGQIMAEKPILLWLGNSALAAIGAVSLSMVVSVLAGYSLSRFRVRGGQSLGLFILTAKMLPATLLVIPLFGIFRNLELIGSLWSIILAHATLIIPFTTWMLKGYFDTIPRELEQAAMVDGCSPLGAMVRVILPVSAPGLAATALYGFVLSWSDYAYARTFLTNAQGNWTANLGITTMKGEYISNWSDISAASILVALPILAIYLFLERYLVGGLTAGAEK
- a CDS encoding sugar ABC transporter permease, which gives rise to MPRSAFLDLARPSRRHWLGYLLLAPAVLLIALIIVYPLFVSVDLSFQNVNIARLDQPRRPFTTANYERLFASEDFWNACWVTFKLVTIVSFFCFLLGLGTALLVNNRFKGQALARLLVALPWAIPEVIAVVIFAWLFDSSFGLMNWLFIKLGLVDQTINWFSSPDAAFAVVCTVMVWKGYPFVSIMMLAGLQSIPEDFYNAAKVDGARAWQRLLHITIPSLMPVIGVTLVLVMLWVFRDFSIIYVLTGGGPLKATQSLSIMTYEQAFGFFKMGYASAIGVITLIVCVIASRLMIARAPDNI
- a CDS encoding sugar ABC transporter substrate-binding protein; this encodes MTRTRLAFSAAALALAAGFLPGAALAQGKVLKFVSWQKDERGVGDWWGSVIKEFEATHPGVKIEWTKVERGAYADTMTTLFAGGKPPDIVHLASFEFQKFADNGWLEPLDAYIKESKLDLKGWAGQDTCSWNKQTVCTMMLYFGYIFAYNEELLKKEGLSVPKTYAEFLAAAQKLTKDLNGDGITDQFGTGHETKGGGGQYMSEMMNYTLDAGGRWTNDAGKVTINTPEMIEGLSRWKTIVKNSLTPRDLAAGEVRQMFADGKIAMKTDGPWLYPIIQKGKAKDQIKLGMVPFKPPVGGSSNVLGIAADAPKENKKLVWDFIAIATSDKFQSSYATLGASPPPSPRADTSAATKDTPHFDLLVQATKAAAEAKVDRIPKGLELQFNEFAKMVMEESQRMIIQDLDPKTVAATMQAKAEALQKQ
- a CDS encoding mandelate racemase/muconate lactonizing enzyme family protein; this translates as MAERVARVEVFSITIPRETPYLGALREGERINDHGYIVRKGNRTVYPTVDRTVVVRIETASGAVGWGETYGIVAPGAAMAIIDDLLGPFVVGRDPRDVSVIHDDLYDLMRVRGYTGGFYLDALAAIDIALWDLCGKLSGLPLVKLLGGQKYERLPAYISGLPKPTLVERAEFAAEWQAKGFDSFKFAAPVADDGNVAEIRTLRERLGPQARIACDLHWVHTGEEAVAAIRAMEPHGLWFAEAPVKPEDLDGLAHVAAKVSTPVAAGEEWRTVYDLVPRAARRACAIVQPEMGHKGVTEFMRIGLYAQAHHLRVIPHATIGIGLFLAASLHASSALAAVECHEFQHSIFEPNRRLLQGDMDCSEGFYRLPSGPGLGVEPSKEALKLLKRL